A part of Jiangella alba genomic DNA contains:
- a CDS encoding glycosyl hydrolase 2 galactose-binding domain-containing protein, giving the protein MTTVDLGGSWSVREALGDTWQWFVDQPVTARNNAGAVAGAAALAPGWLPARVPGAVIGDLVRAGELPSPYVGRNSRAAEWVSTRSWVYRRTFAAAALADGERAVLCLDGVDPGGTVYVDGVRVGRVDGLYRAARFDVTALVADGGSHRLAVVVEPAPTTQPQVGRTERVRVHAPRMGYGWDFCPRLVHQGIWRGVRLEIGAAHLEEVSVRPVVSADPAAATVVVSGVVTGSTSAAVEVRRDGALVAAGPLPVDASGALGGAIDVPDPALWWPSGLGEQPLYEVIVRAGDASRRVVTGFRHAVLTPNDGAPSGALPYTAVVNGRRVELTGWNWAPADALYGEITDAKVEHLVELARRSGARLLRVWGGGLIETPSFYAACDRAGLFVWQEFSQSSSGMQSAPAADPAFVDHLRAEAATVVPGRTHHPSLLLWGGGNELEDDAGPLSDDRSPALAALSEEVTRLDPGRSWLPTSPTGPAFHFRDGGHDVHGPWEHQGLTAHYTLYNEGSALAHTEFGVEGMANRRLWTALVPPDDRWPVGRDNPVYRHLGDWWNNATLVQECFGGRLGTPDAFRRASQFLQASGLAYAVEADRRRWPRSSMVLPWQLAESYPNAWCTAVVDHAGEPKPAYHAVARAFAPERVTARLDRLAFGGAPVEVEAWLWSGPGRAAGGTVTARLLSASGEVLAEDRWPVTDPVRTPRPAGRLVVDTPPHDTLVLAELTWSDADGRRVDRECLPLSTASDLTPLLELEPAKVWFHVEHRGESVEVAHAAGPAVIGLQLSDDRPPESTGWALVDDDPRPLLPGERRRFAVEWRDDAGPRRLLLESWNTEPAALEEA; this is encoded by the coding sequence GTGACGACGGTCGACCTCGGCGGTTCGTGGTCGGTGCGGGAGGCGCTCGGCGACACCTGGCAGTGGTTCGTGGACCAGCCGGTCACGGCGCGCAACAACGCGGGCGCCGTGGCCGGCGCGGCCGCGCTGGCGCCGGGCTGGCTGCCGGCTCGAGTGCCGGGCGCGGTGATCGGCGACCTGGTCCGGGCCGGCGAGCTGCCGTCGCCGTACGTGGGCCGGAACTCGCGGGCCGCGGAGTGGGTGAGCACGCGGTCGTGGGTGTACCGGCGGACGTTCGCCGCTGCGGCCCTGGCGGACGGCGAGCGGGCGGTGCTGTGCTTGGACGGCGTCGACCCGGGCGGGACGGTGTACGTGGACGGCGTCCGGGTGGGCCGCGTCGACGGGCTGTACCGAGCCGCCCGGTTCGACGTGACGGCGCTGGTGGCGGACGGCGGCTCGCACCGGCTGGCCGTCGTGGTCGAGCCGGCGCCGACGACGCAGCCGCAGGTCGGCCGGACCGAGCGGGTCCGGGTGCACGCGCCGCGGATGGGTTACGGCTGGGACTTCTGCCCGCGGCTGGTGCACCAGGGCATCTGGCGCGGCGTGCGGCTGGAGATCGGTGCCGCGCACCTGGAGGAGGTGTCGGTGCGGCCCGTGGTGTCCGCGGACCCGGCGGCGGCGACGGTGGTCGTGTCCGGCGTCGTGACGGGGTCGACGTCGGCCGCGGTGGAGGTCCGGCGCGACGGTGCGCTGGTGGCGGCCGGGCCGCTGCCCGTCGACGCGTCCGGCGCTCTCGGCGGTGCCATCGACGTGCCGGACCCGGCGCTGTGGTGGCCGAGCGGGCTCGGTGAGCAGCCGCTGTACGAGGTGATCGTGCGGGCCGGCGACGCGTCGCGTCGGGTGGTCACCGGGTTCCGGCATGCCGTACTGACGCCGAACGACGGTGCGCCGTCCGGCGCGCTGCCCTATACCGCGGTCGTCAACGGCCGCCGCGTCGAGCTGACCGGCTGGAACTGGGCGCCCGCCGACGCGCTGTACGGCGAGATCACCGACGCGAAGGTCGAGCACCTGGTCGAGCTGGCCCGCCGGTCCGGGGCGCGGCTGCTGCGGGTCTGGGGCGGCGGGCTGATCGAGACCCCGTCGTTCTATGCCGCGTGCGACCGCGCCGGGCTGTTCGTCTGGCAGGAGTTCTCCCAGTCCAGCTCCGGGATGCAGAGCGCGCCAGCGGCGGACCCGGCGTTCGTCGATCACCTGCGGGCCGAAGCGGCCACGGTCGTGCCGGGCCGCACGCACCACCCGTCGCTGCTGCTGTGGGGCGGCGGCAACGAGCTGGAGGACGACGCCGGCCCGCTGTCGGACGACCGCTCCCCCGCGCTGGCGGCGCTGAGCGAGGAGGTCACGCGGCTGGACCCGGGCCGGTCATGGCTGCCGACGTCGCCGACCGGGCCGGCCTTCCACTTCCGCGACGGCGGGCACGACGTGCACGGGCCGTGGGAGCACCAGGGCCTCACGGCGCACTACACGCTGTACAACGAGGGCAGCGCGCTGGCGCACACCGAGTTCGGCGTCGAGGGCATGGCGAACCGGCGGCTGTGGACCGCACTGGTCCCGCCGGACGACCGCTGGCCGGTCGGCCGCGACAACCCCGTCTACCGGCACCTCGGCGACTGGTGGAACAACGCGACGCTGGTGCAGGAGTGCTTCGGGGGGCGGCTCGGCACACCGGACGCGTTCCGCCGGGCCAGTCAGTTCCTGCAGGCCAGCGGGCTGGCGTACGCCGTCGAGGCGGACCGGCGGCGGTGGCCGCGGTCGAGCATGGTGCTGCCGTGGCAGCTGGCGGAGTCGTACCCGAACGCCTGGTGCACGGCCGTCGTCGACCACGCCGGCGAACCGAAGCCCGCGTACCACGCGGTCGCCCGGGCGTTCGCGCCCGAGCGCGTGACGGCCCGGCTGGACCGGCTGGCCTTCGGCGGCGCGCCGGTCGAGGTGGAGGCGTGGCTCTGGTCCGGGCCCGGCCGCGCAGCCGGCGGGACAGTGACCGCCCGGCTGCTCTCCGCGTCCGGCGAGGTTCTGGCCGAGGACCGGTGGCCGGTGACGGACCCCGTCCGCACGCCACGTCCGGCCGGCCGGCTCGTCGTCGACACACCGCCGCACGACACGCTCGTGCTCGCGGAGCTGACCTGGTCGGACGCCGACGGCCGGCGCGTCGACCGGGAGTGCCTGCCGCTGTCGACCGCGTCCGACCTCACCCCGCTGCTCGAACTCGAGCCCGCCAAGGTGTGGTTCCACGTGGAACATCGGGGCGAATCGGTGGAGGTCGCGCACGCCGCCGGACCCGCCGTCATCGGCCTGCAGCTCAGCGACGACCGGCCGCCGGAGTCGACCGGCTGGGCCCTCGTCGACGACGATCCGCGGCCGCTGCTGCCCGGCGAGCGGCGCCGGTTCGCCGTCGAGTGGCGCGACGACGCCGGGCCGCGGCGACTGCTGCTGGAGTCGTGGAACACCGAACCCGCTGCGCTGGAGGAGGCATGA